One window of Salmo salar chromosome ssa11, Ssal_v3.1, whole genome shotgun sequence genomic DNA carries:
- the psd7 gene encoding 26S proteasome non-ATPase regulatory subunit 7 yields MPELAVEKVIVHPLVLLSVVDHFNRIGKVGSQKRVVGVLLGSWHKKVLDVSNSFAVPFDEDDKDDSVWFLDHDYLENMYNMFKKVNARERIVGWYHTGPKLHKNDIAINELVKQYCTNSVLVIIDVKPKDLGLPTEAYISVEEVHDDGTPTSKTFEHVTSEIGAEEAEEVGVEHLLRPDLGSNTCIFEYLVLKILF; encoded by the exons ATGCCGGAGTTGGCTGTTGAGAAAGTTATTGTCCATCCCTTGGTGCTCCTGAGTGTGGTGGATCATTTTAACAG AATCGGTAAAGTTGGAAGTCAGAAGAGGGTTGTGGGTGTACTTCTCGGCTCATGGCATAAGAAGGTTCTTGATGTGTCCAACAGCTTTGCAG TGCCATTTGACGAGGATGACAAGGATGATTCTGTGTGGTTCCTGGACCATGACTATTTGGAGAACATGTACAACATGTTCAAGAAAGTCAATG CAAGAGAAAGAATAGTTGGTTGGTATCACACGGGCCCCAAACTACACAAGAATGACATTGCCATCAATGAACTCGTGAAGCAATATTGTACCAATTCT GTTTTGGTCATCATTGACGTGAAACCGAAAGACCTGGGTCTACCAACGGAGGCCTACATATCTGTGGAGGAAGTGCATGAT GATGGCACTCCAACATCCAAGACATTTGAACATGTCACCAGTGAGATTGGTGCTGAAGAAGCAGAGGAAGTGGGAGTGGAGCATTTACTCCG accagacctgggttcaaatacatgtaTATTTGAGTATCTGGTACTGAAAATACTTTTCt